DNA from Comamonas serinivorans:
CTGCGCTGGCTGCGCTACGACACCGAATTCGCCGACGGCCTGGCGCCCGAGAGCGCTGCCTGCATGGCCCCGCGTGAGCAGGCCCACGAGTACTTCGCCAGCAACTATTTCGACTTCATGTACCGCGCGGCCGAGTACCTGATCGAGGCCGGCCTGGCCTATGTGGACGAGCAGACACCCGAGCAGATGAGCGCCAACCGCGGCGACTTCGGCACACCGGGCAAAAACAGCCCTTTCCGCAGCCGCACGCCGGCCGAAAACCTGGCGCGCTTTCGCGAGATGCGCGATGGCCAACTGCCCGATGGCGCTGCCGTGTTGCGCGCCAAGATCGACATGGCCAGCCCCAACATCAACCTGCGTGACCCGGCGCTCTACCGCATCCGCCATGCCACGCACCACAACACGGGCGACCGCTGGTGCATCTACCCCATGTACACCTATGCGCACCCCATCGAGGATGCGCTGGAGCAGATCACCCACTCGATCTGCACGCTCGAGTTCGAAGACCAGCGCCCGTTCTACGACTGGCTGCTGGCGCGGCTGTGTGAAGGCGGCCTGCTGGATGCGCCCTCGCCGCACCAGTACGAGTTCGCCCGCCTGAACGTGACCCACATCCTCACCAGCAAGCGCAAGCTGCGCCAGCTGGTGGAAGAAGGCCACGTCGACGGCTGGGACGACCCCCGCATGCCCACGCTGGCGGGCCTGCGCCGCCGTGGCTACACGCCCGAGGCCATCAAGCTGTTCTGCGAGCGCAGCGGCGTGACCAAGACGGGTGGCGCCTGGACGGAGTACGCCGCCCTCGAAGCAGCGCTGCGCGACACGCTGGACCCGGTGGCCGCACGCGCGCTGGCCGTGCTCGATCCCGTGGCGCTGCACATCGTCAACTGGGAGGCGCTGATGGGCGCCGGCCACCTGGAGCCCTGCCACGCGCCGGTCAACCCGCACGACGAAGCCGCGGGCCAGCGCCACTTCAGCCTGGGTGCCGACCTGTGGATCGAGCGCGAGGACTTCATGGCCGTGCCCAGCAAGGGCTTCCGCCGCCTGTACCCCCCCTACACGGGCGGCGACGGCCAGCCCAAGGACGGCAACAAGGTGCGCCTGAAGTACGGCTATGTCGTGCAGTGCACCGGCTTTGAGCAGGACGCCAACGGTCAGGTCACGCGCGTGCTGGCCGAGCTCATCCCCGACACCAAGAGCGGCACGCCGGGCGCGGACAGCGTCAAGGTCAAGGGCGTGATCGGCTGGGTCGGCCAGGCCGACGCCGTCGCCATCGAGGTGCGCAACTACGAGCGCCTGTTCAACGCCGAGCACCCGGGCAGCGCCGAGCTGACCGAGGAGCTCAACCCGAACAGCCTGCACACCGTGCAGGGCTGGGGCGAGCCCAGCCTGACGCAGGCGCAGCCCGATGTGCCGCTGCAGTTCGAGCGCCTGGGCTACTTCGTGCGCGACAGCCGTGCCTTTTCGCAAGACCGCGACCACCTCGTCTTCAACCGCACCAGCGGCTTGAAGGACAGCAAATGAGGCCATGAGCAGCCGCCCCCGCGCCGACCTGGGCACGCACGCGTCGCTGGGCCTGGTCCTGGCCGCTGCGGGGCTGCTGCTTGCCCTGTCCGGCATGCTGACCTTGTGGTTGGCGGCCGAGTTCAGCCTGTTTGGCCTGAGCCTGCTGGTGCTGGGGCTGGTGGCCGCTGGCCTGGCGTGGTGGTCCGAGCGCCACAGCGCCGGCCCGCTCGACGACGACTTTCCCGAAACCGAGCACCAGGGCCCGGGCAACGGCTGGCTGACCACGGTGCTGCAGCGCAAACCCGGCACCGACCTGCCGCCCGACGTGGCCGAGGACGCGCCGCCCCCCACCTCGGCCGTGGCCAAAGAGCGGGTGCAGTATGTGCTCACCGCCGATCAAAAATTAACGGCAGACGGGGCATACCCCACAAACCATGCAGCCACCGTGGCGCCACAGGTCAGCGATCGCAGCGCCGCCCCGCAGTGGTCCCCCGAGGTGTGGCAGCACATCGAATGGCGGCGCCTGCTCACCGTGGTCACGGGCCTGTTCATCCAGGTCGGGTTTCAGCCCTCGTCGTTCAAGGCCGTGGGCCTGACCGGCGCCGACGTGGTGCTCAGCTCGGGCAAAGGCCCCTTGCTGCTGCGCTGCATCGCCACGCGTGCGGGCATTTCGCGCGCCGACATGCGCGCCTTCGTGCGCGTGGTCAAGGCCCAGCAACTCGTGCACGCCACCCTGGCCACCGGCGGCCAGGTGTCGCCCGAGGCCCGCGCGCTGGCGCGCGAGCATGGCATCCACACGCTGGATGGCGAGCAGCTGCTCAAGCTCATCGCCACACGCACGCCTGCGCAGCAGCACACCCTGCACCTGACCGCCTATGCCGGCGCCTACTGGCGCCCCAGCTGCATGCACTGCGGCATCAAGCTGGTGCCGCGCCTGCGCCCGCAGGACCACCGCCCCTACTGGGGCTGCCGCAACGCACCGGACTGCACGGTGGCGCTGCCCATGGACATGGCGCAGCTGTCGCGGCTCAAGCGTCCAGCCGCCGCGGGACAGGGATCCAGTGCTGCTGTGGCCACAGCCGATGCACGCCCTGTTCAGGTGAACGTTGGCGCGGCAGCCACTCAACCTGCGGCACTCTGAACCCGGCGCGCCCGTCTCGGCTTGGGGCCATGAACATAGCCGCCAGCCATGAAAACCACAAAACGGCACCCGGCGTGGGACGCAGGTTGCTCAGCGGGCACCGCGGCGATGGTGGTGGCTGGCAGGGCGGTGGTCACCATGGCTTCACGACTGTCGAAGAAATTCGCCTCGCCCGCATGGACGTTAGCCCAGGCGGCGACTCGGAAGATCATCGGCCCCGATGCACCCATGCCCAAGGTGCAGGATCACCGTCGGTCACCTCGCCTGGTAGCGACCGTCTCGACCCATGCGTGGGCAAACACCGCGTCGTGCCCCTGGCCGACGGCAGCACCCTGGCGCTGGACACGACAGCTCGGTGACCGGTGCCGACACGCGCCTGCGCCCGTGGCCCCAAGCCGTGGCGCAGACCACTCAGGCTCATGGCCGCGTCAGCGGCGAAACTCCATGAACTCGGGCTCGTGGCCGCGCGAACGCAGCCACTTGGCCAGGGCCTGGCCCGTGCCGGCCGACCAGCATTTGACGTCCTTCAGGTCGAGCAGCTTGTAATCGACCAGTTCCGGCGAGAGCTTGACCTCGCCCGTGCAGACCGCGTGGTAGGCGATGATGACCTGGTTCATGCGCAGAAACTCGTACACGCCGATGAGCTCGAGCGACTCGGTCTGCAACGCGGTCTCTTCTTCAATCTCGCGCCGCACCCCGTCTTCGGGCGATTCGCCCGCCTCCATGAAGCCGGTGATCAAGGCATACATGTCGCCCTTCCACATCGCGTTCTTGGCCAGCAGCACCTGACCGTCTTTTTCGATGATGGCCGCCAGCACGGGCGTGGGGTTGTTCCAATGCGTCCAGTTGCACACCGGGCAGCGCATGCGCTCCTTGGGACCGCCATCCTCCATGTCGGTGACGGCCATCAACTCGGTGGCGCATTGGGGGCAGTAGATGAAGCTCATGCTTGAAAAAATCCTGTTGAGGTCGCGTGCAAAACCGTAGCTTGACACAGCGCCGGGCCGTCGCTTGTCGCCGCCTTGCGGGCGTTCGCCCGGCCATGGCGGCGGCCGACGGACTGGCTGCTGCGACGGTCACCCTCGGGTGTCACGGCACCGAAGAGACTGAGCCGCGTGGGCGTCGCGCGCCGCCGGGTTGCTCAGGCTGGCCGTCCGGCGCAACGGGTTAAGCTGCCGCGATGACCTCGACACCACACCCGCCTTCACCCGCCCCGCCCTGCACCGAACCGGTGGAGCTGCACACGGCTCGTCTGGTGCTGCGCCCGTGGCGGCCCAGCGACTGGCCCGCCTTCGCCCAGCTGAACGCCGACCCCGAGGTGATGCGTCACTTTCCGGCCACGCTGACCGCGGACCAAAGCCAGGCGCTGGCGCAGCGCTGCCAGGCGGGCATTGACGAGCGCGGCTGGGGCTTCTGGGTCACCGAACACCGCGCGTCAGCTGGCGGGCATGATCGGCCTGAACATCCCCTCAGCCGACCTGTCCTGCTCCCCCTGTGTGGAAATCGGCTGGCGCCTGGCCCGGCCCTTTTGGCACCAGGGGCTAGCCACCGAGGGCGCGCGGGCAGCACTGGATTTCGCCTTCGGCACCCTGCAGCTGGACGAGGTGGTCGCGTTCACCACCTTGTCCAACCTGCCGTCACAAGCCGTGATGCAACGCCTGGGCATGCAGCGCGACGCGGCCACGTTTCAGCACCCCGCCCTGCCGCCCGGCCACGCGCTGGCCGAGCATTGCCTGTATCGCATCCAACGCCATCAGCATGGCGTATGAGCGCACTTCCGTTCATTGAATATCGCAAGCAGCGCCATACTCCACACCCAAGACCATCAGGACTTGAGCACCTCGGAATCCTGGATCATCTTCTTCCAGCGCACGCGCTCCTTGGCCAGGAAGCGCTCGTAATCGGCCGCGCCCTGGGCGGTGATGCGCACCCCCTGCTTCTCCAGCGATTGGCGCAGCTCGGCGCCCTTGAGCTGCTGAAGCGAGGCATTCGACAACGCGTCGACCACCGCCTGCGGCGTGCCCTTGGGCACGAACAAGCCGTTCCAGATCGGCATGGCAAAGCCCGGGAAGCCCTGCTCGGCCACCGTGGGCACGTCGGGATAGGCCGGCGCACGTTCGGCGCTCATGCTGGCGATGACGCGCATCTTGCCGGCTTCGACCTGGGGCCGGGTCGTGGGCACCGTCATCACGGCCACTTCGATTCGCTTGGACAGCAAGTCCGGGATGGCCGGCGCCTCGCCCGAGTACGGTGCGTGGATCATCTTCACACCGGCGAGCTTGCACAGGTACTCCATCGCCACGTGCACCGGGCCCAGCGGCCCCGTGGACATGAAGCGCACCTCGCCCGGCCTGGCCTTGGCATCGGCCAGCAGGTCCTTGAGCGATTTGTAGGGGCTGTCGACCGGCACGGTCAGCGAGTAATCCACGTCGAACAGGTAGGCCACGGCGGCGAAATCGCGCTCGGGCTTGTAGCTCAGCGTGGGCATGGTGTGCTCGAGCACGATGTTGGTGCCGATGCCCCCCATGAGCACCGTGTAGCCATCGGCCGGGCTGCGCACCACGGCCGTGGCGCCAATGGCACCCGATGCACCCGGCTTGTTGTCGACGATGACGGTCTGCTTGAGCGGGGTCTCCAGCGCCTTGGCCATCAGGCGCCCCAGCACATCCGTGGCACCCCCCGGTGCAAACGGCACCACCAGCTTGATGGGCTTGCTGGGAAAGTCCGCCGCCAGCGCCAGCTGCGGCGCCAGACCCAGGCCGGCCGCCGTGCCTGCCGCAGCGGCGCCGAGCAGGTGGCGGCGCGTCATGCCGGGGTTGGCGGTCAGGGTGTGGCGGGACGGGGCATGCGGGTTCAGGCGGGGCTTGCGCGGGGTCATGGTGGTCTCCAAAGGCGTTGTGGCGTGGCGACAAGGCTTCGCACGCTGCCCTGTCGGGGCCTGCATCTGACACCAAAGCGAGCCCTGGGTCTGTCACCCTTGGTCGAGCTGCGGGCAGCGGCCACCCACGAGCACGGCCAGCGAGGCCGAGATGCCCAGACTGATGCGGCGCTTGTCTTCGTCATGGCTTTCGCGCCGCTACTCGGGCCCGCGCACCGGCACGCCCAGCGCGAGCAGGACGGTTCGCCCCCAACTTTCGACACCTCAAAAAGCAGTATGGGTTGGTTCCCGTTGTCATTTCAACGGGAACCAACCCATACCCCATCAAGCTTCAGCCAGCTGGCAGACCGGCGCTTGACCGGCCTGCTACCCGCCCGAGCCATGGCTCAGCGCTTGCCGCCCAGCAAGGCCTTGAGGGCCTGTTGCAGGCGGCGCGCCTCGGCCTCGGCATGCGGGCTGGCCAGCACACGGGCCACGTCCTGCGTCCAGGTTTCGGTCGGCGACGGTTCGTTGCGCTGGGTCAGCAGTTGCAGCTGCAGCGCGCGGCGCTCGGCCAGGTGGTCGGCCGGCGTCGGCACCTCGGCCGCCATCTCCAGGCGCAGCAAGGCGTCGCGCGGTTGCGATGCCGCCGGCTGGCTCAGGGCCTGGGCCCATTGCGAGCGCACCTGACCATTTACCTGGCGACCCAGCTCCGCCGCAGCGGGCAGCGCATCGGCCTGCCGGCTTTGCCAGGCCGACAGCAGCTGACCCACGGTTTCGCCGTGGGCCTGGGCGGCCAGCTTGCGCAGCGCCGCCTGGGCGTGCTCGACGGCATCGCGCTGGGCGCGGAAGGCCGCGTCGCCCAGACGCGGGCCGCGATCGGGGCGGTCGCCACGCTCAGGGCGGCCGCCATCGCGGCGGTCAAACCCGCGGCCATCTCGGCCATCGCGGCGGCCGTCACGGCCATCGCGACCTCGGCCGTCGCGCCGCCCATCGCGGCTGTCGCGCGCAGCCGGCTCGGGCCGCTTGGCTCCGGGCCGGTCGTCGCCACGCATGGCGACGACCTTGCGCGGTGCGGCAGGCGGTTTGGCGGCTTCGGCAGCGGCTTGGCCCTCTGCGGCGCCCGATTCGGCGGCTTCGACCCCGTCACCCGTTGCATCAGCGGCGCCCTCCGCGGCCGGCTCGGGGGTGGCTGGCGTCGTGTCACCTGCGGCAGCCGGTGCGGCAGTCGCCTTGGTCGGCTCTGCGGGCTGCTGGGCCTGGGCACGCTGGGCATCGTCCAGCGCCTGCAAGGCGGCACGGATGCGCTGGGCATCGCCCGAAGCGGTGGCAGCTTCGACTTCCTTGGCGGCATCGAGCACGGCCTGATCGCGCGCCGACAGCGCCGCGTGCTGCTGCTGACGCTCGTGGGTCTTGCGCTGGAAGGCCTCGTCGATCGGCTTGCGGAAGGCATCCCAGAGCTTTTGCTCGTGCTTGCGGTCGATGGGCACGGTTTGCGCCTCAGCCTGCCAGCGCGCCTGCAGGTCCTTGATGGCGTCGATGCGCAAGGCGGGCGCGGCGCCCACCAGCTTGGCCTCGTCGATCATGGCGTGGCGGCGGGCCAGGCTGTCTTTTTGCGCCGTGTCCAGCGGCGCCGAGGCCGCGGCCAAGGCCTGCTTCCACTTCGGCTGCAGCTCGGCATAGGCCTTTTCGCTCAGGTGACCGGCATTGCGCCAGCGGTCCGAGAACTGGTGCAGCGCCCGGTTGAACGCCTTCCAGTCGGCCTTGGCCCCGCTGGCCAGGGCCTGCGCCTGGGCTTCACCCCAGGCTTGAACCTCGGCAAGCAAGGTCAGGCGTTCACCGCGGTGCTTGGCGGCTTCGGCACGCACCTGACCCAGCCACTCTTCCACGAAGACGTGGGCGCGGTTGCAGGCACGGTCGAAGCGCTTCCACAGCGCGTGGTTGGGCACGCCGCCCTGGTCGGTCGACTTCCACTGCTCGCGCAGGTTGCGCAGCGCCTCTTGCAGCTTGCGCCCGGTCAAGGTCGGCTGCCACTGGGCCTTCACGCGTTCGGCGGCGTCCTGCGCCTCGGGCTTGGCTTCTTTCTCGGCATGGGCCGCAGCCGGGGCTTCTGCAGCGGCCGGAGCTTCCGCCGCTGCGGGAGCAGCTTGCACAGCAGCCGCAGCCTCTGCGGCGACCGTGTCGGCGGGCTCCGCCGCGCCTTCGGCTGGCGCATCGGCTTGAGCAGGCGCTTCGGCTTGGGGCGCAGCGTCAGCCGGGCTGGCTGCGGCATCGAGCGCGACGTCCGGCGCAGACGGTGCGGCGTCGGTAGCCTCGGCCGAAGCAGCCTCCGGTGCGACCGGCGCAGCGTCGGCAGCGGCTGGTGCGGCAGGCTCGGCGGCATCTGCCGGGGCATCCGCCTTGGCAGGCTTGTCAATGGGTTTGAGCAGGGCTTCGGCCTTGCTCACGAGTTCTTCACGCAGCTGGTCGGCGCGCCACTTCTGCCACCCTTCCAGCTCCTGGGCGGCGGCCAGGCTGGTGTGCGCGCGGGCGACCACGGCCTCGTCGGCACGCTTGCCTGCTTCCTTGAGCGCCTGGCGCAGCGCGTGCGCGGCCGAGGCAATGACGCGTCCCTGGCCGATCTTCACGGCAGCGTCGAGCGACACCACGGCCTTCTCGATCGCGGCATGGGCTTTGGCGCGGACTTCGGGGTTGACTTTGGCTGCTTCGGGCTTGGCGGGTTTGTCGGCGGCCGCTTGCGGCGCCTCGCCGCGCGCCACGCGCAGCTCGTCGGCCCAGGTGGGCACGTCGGGCAGCGGCGCTTCGGCCGACGCCGCGGCAGCTTCCGCCACGGTCAGGGCGCTGGCAAAGGCCTCCCACACGGCTTGCAGCTGCGCCTTGGAAGCGTCGAGCTGGCTGGGGTAGCGCGCATCCACATTGCCCCAGTCGGCCTGGGTGGTCAGGCCCTGGACCTGGGCCTGCCAGTGGGCGACGTCGTGCTCGAGCGCGGCGCGCGCGGCATGGGCATCGGTCCAGGACTTGGTCGACAGCAGCTCGATGCGCTGCGCCAGCAGCACGGCGGCTTCGCGCTGCACCATGGCCTGGTTCTGCAGGTCCTCAACCACCTTGACGCGGTCGGCCAGTTGCGCCCGCAGGCTGGACAGCGGCTCGCGCGACAGCGGCGCACCCGCACGCGCGGCGTCGCGCTGCCAGGCCATGGCGTCGGCGATGTTCAGCCGGCCGGCGGCCAGCAGGGCCTGGGCGCGCTGGGCCCACTCTTCGGCCATGTGCTCTTGCGACTTGGCACGCTTGAGCTCGTCGAGCTTGTCGCGGATGGGGCGAGCAGCGCCCTTGTCGCGGCCGCTGAGCTCCTTGAACACGTCCTGCAGCTGATCGGTGCTGGGCCCCGTGGCGAGCCAGTCGCGGATCTTGGCCGCGCGTTCACCCGAGGTGGCCGCCGAAAAGGCGCCGCCCGTCAGGTCATCGAGCCGGTGTTTGGAGGGCGCTTTGGCCGGCGCTGCGGGCTCGGCGGCGGCAGGGGTATCGGGGGTGGGCTTGCGCGAAAACGGGAACATCGGCGTGAATGCGTTGGGCATGGCAGCTGGCGGGGCCGGCGCCAAGGTCTGGCCATGAAGGCCATAAGGCCTGTCCGGCACACGCGAGCGGTGGGCCGGTACAGGGCGCGAAACCCGCATTTTCGCTCGGAAATCCCCGCGCGAGCGCTGCACGGGCGCAAATCACCCGGCGGACGCTGGCGACGATGCATCGCCCGGTGCACGCCCACGCCCACACGGGGCGTCGCGGTGCCGTGCCGACTGCCGAAATCCCGGGAAGCCGTGGTCCTGCCCAGCGCGGAGAACGACGCTGACGCGGCAGGCCCGGATGCCGTTCAACGGCGCCACATGGTTCGTCGATCAACCGATGAAGCGCCCACGCGAGGGCCAACGAGCTGGCACCCTGGACACCGCCGCCCACCCGCCGAATGCGACGTGCGTTGACGCCGGGCCGGACGCCGGGCTTGTTGTTGCCTGGGTTGTCGAGTTGGACGAGCCTCGCGTTGGACGGCGAACCAGCAGCCGTGGCCGCATGCGCAGCCGTGAACCCGCGCGCGCCCGGTGCTGGCAACCCCAATCACAAGCCCTGAGTGCGCCTCAATATCCATGCATGATTGGAGTATCAACCGAATGCCGATCAAAATACATCGGACATCGCAGCATACTCCTAATCGGTCACACTCAGTTCTTCAGACTCAAGGCTGCATGCGGTGCCCAGGCCTTGCCGGGCTCGGCGGCGGATGCCGACGCAGCCCCTGCCGCAGCCGCGGCCGGTTTGTCGAGCTGCGAGGCGCCCACGAACAGGCGGTCGGCGGGCAACTGTCGGCTGGCCAGGTAGTCCCGCACCGCCGTGGCGCGCGCCTGGGCCAGCTGCCGCATCTGCTCGTCGCCCACGGCGATGCTGTCCATGAGCAGCCGTTCCATCTCGGCCGTGGGCAGGTCCTTGGCCAGGCCAATGGCGTTGCGCGGCTTCTTGATGTCGGCACGCTTGTAGACCTGCTTGAGCAGGGCGTCGTACTCGGCGCCGGTGATGCGCGCAGCCCTGGCCGGGCGGGTCGAAGCCGCCGCAGCGGACGCGGCCGAGGCTGCGGCCTGCAGCATCGCGGTGGCGTCCTGATCGGCCTGCTTGCCGCCGGCGCCCTCGCCGCGGCGCTGCTCCGCCGCCACCAGGGCCTGCAGCCGCTCGCGCTGGTAGCCCGAGCTTTCGCGCTGCAGGTCGGCCGCACCGCTGACGGTCAGCTTCAGCGATGGCCGGTCGGTCAGCGCCTTGGCGATCTTGTCCAGGTTCTGCTGTGCCTGGGGCGTCAGCTCACTGCTGCCAGGCGCGAACACGACCTGCGACATTTCGTCGCCACTGCCGCCAAAGGCCTTGGCCAGCAGGGTGAAGGGCGCGGTGACGGCCTTGCCGATGATGTTGAAGATCGCCTTGACGATGATGGGGCCCACGCTGAACTGCGGGTCGTTGAGCGAACCCGAGATCGGCAGGTCCAGGTCGATCACGCCGTTGCGGTCGGACAGCAGCGTGACCGCCAGCTTGACGGGCAGGCTGGCCGGAGCGCCCTCCACCTTCTCGCCGAAGGTCAGCTGGTTGAGCACCAGCTTGTTGCTGGCCGTGAGCTGGCCGCTCGGCAGGACCTCGTAATGCACGTCGACGCTCATCTTGCCGCGCTCGATGCCGTAGCCCGAGTACTTGATGGCATAAGGCGACAGCGGCGGCAGTTCCAGGTCATGGACCTTACCGGTCACATCCAGCGCCAGCGGCTTGGCCAGTGGGTTGACCTTGCCGCTGATGTCGAGGCCGGCGCTGCCTTCGGCGCGCCCGGTGAGGGACAGGTCGGCCATCTGCACGGCGCCCGAGGGGTCGGGCTCGGAGCTGAAGGCGTTCAGGCTGCCGTTGAGCTCGGTCAGGTCGGCCGAGTAGTTGGGCTTGATGAAGCGGTCGGAGAAGTACACCTTGCCGCCCACCAGCCGGGTGGGGCCAAAGCGCAGGATGGGGCCGGTGCTCGGCGGATTCGCGGGCTGGGCCGCCGCCGTGGCGGTTGATGCAGCGGTTGACGGTGCAGGCGCCGACGCCTGGGCCGCCCCCGACGCTGCGGCTGCGGCCGGCGCGGCAGCGGCCGCCTGCTCTTCGGGCGAAGCCTTGACCAGGTCCTGCAGGTTCAGGCGCCCGTTGGGGAACACGATGACCCGCGCGAAGAAGTCGGCCAGGCGGGTCTCGGCCACGTTGACCACCGGCCGCGCCTGGGGCTGCACCGTCACGTCCAGCCCCCGCACATGCAGGGTCTTCCAGCTCAGCAGCTCTTCGCCCAGGTTCAGCCCACCGCGCCCCTGCCGGCCGCTGACCGGCGCCAGCGGTGCGCCCGAGTTCACGCTGTCCGCACCAGCGGCCACCGTTGGTGTGCCAGCTGAGCCCGCTGACCGGGAAGTGCTGACCTGCGCCTGCTGGCGCTGCGCCTGGGCCCGCGTGGGCACCGGCGCGACGCTGGTGGTCTGGGTCGTGCCACGGCTGCGCTCGGTGCTGCTGGCGGCGGCGGGCTCGGGCGCGCGCTCGTCGGTGATGGAGCCCACCACGCTGTGGGCCCGAAACTCTTCCACGCTGGCATCGCCGGCCAGCTTGAGGCGCGGCCCCTGCTGGCTGTTGGCGAAATCGACCCGACCCTTGAAGCTGGTGTCGGCGCGCAACAGCTCGATGTTGAGCAGACCGGCGAAGTACGGCTCGAACGCATGCACAGGCAGGCGCTGCAGGTTGACCTCGCCCTTGGCGGCCAGCGGCTGCTGCGTCACCGCGCCTTGCCAGGACAGGCGGCCGGGCTCCAGCCGCCCTGCCCCCAGGCGGGACGACAGCTGCACCTGCATGGGCTTGCTGCCGGCGCCGCCGAACTCGAACCCCTTGACCGTGGCCGCCAGGTCGCTGAGCGTGGCCTCGACGGGGCGCTCGGGCACCTCGTCGCGCCAACCCACGCGGCCGCCCTTGAGCTGCAGCTCGCCCAGCGCCACCTGCCAGGCGGGCGCAGCGCCAGCCTTGCCGGACGGCGTTGACGCGGCGGGCTGCGCCACCAGCCAGTCCTCAACCATGAGCTTGCCCTGGGCATTGCGCGACACCTGCGCCTGGGGCTCGGTGACGGTGAGGCTGCCCACCGTGACCCGCTGCGCCAGCGGCAGCACCTCGACATCGCCGACCTCGATGCGTTTGACGGTCGGCAGCCCTGGCAAAGCGGCACCCGGCTTGCGCGCCTTGCCGGCCGATGCCTGCGCCTCACCCGGCTGGCGCAGGGCCAGCTCATCCAGCTGCGCCTGGCTGAGCTGCAAGCGCAACTCGCCGCCCTCGCCCTGGGCATTGGCGGCCGCCCAGCGCAGCGCTGACGCAGCACTCAGGTTCCCGGCCAGTTGGGGCCGCAGGAAAGGCCGCACATACGGGCCGGCCAAGGCCAGCGGCAGGTCACGCAGCGTGGACTGCACGGCGACCGCGCTTTGGGTGGCTTCGCCCGCAAAACTCAAGCCACCGGCCGGCAAGTCGGCCAGGGCCACCAGGGCCGGCAGCGGCACCTCGGCGGCGGGGACGGCCTCGGTAGGGGCCGCGTTGGCGGCCGCTGCGCTGGCAGGCTGAACAGGCGCCGAGGCACCGGGGCGTGCGGCTGATGCCACGGCCTGCGACGGTGCGGCGGCCGAGGCGGTCTGGCCGATGGACTTGGCGGCGGTTACCGGCGCGGGCCGGGCCGCTTGGCCGGCGTCGCCTGCGGGCGACGCCGCGCTGGGCTTGGCCTGGGCTGTGGGCCGCCCGTCGGCCGGCGCGGTGCCCGTGTCGGCACGGGCCTCGCTCAGCACGCCCGAGCCACTGAAACGCACGGGCGTGTTCAGCGGCACCACCAGGCCTGCCGCATCCACCTGCAGCTGGGACAGCCGCAGGTTGGCCGGCTGATCGGGCACGCCCGCCGCCTGGTCGAGCCAGGTGATGTCGCCGCCCACCACCGCGACGCGGTCGACCCGCAGCTTCAGCGCCGAAGGCGCCGGCGCGCCCTGGCGTGCTGCCGATGCCGCAGATGCGGGTGTTGACGCCGATTGCGCCGCCTGACTCGCTGGAGTATCGGCCACCATCGATGATTTTTTCATCGGCGAAGCTGCCATACTCCCAGCCACCGCATCCGAGGCAGGTGCTGCTGCAGCGGACACCGTATCCGCCGGGGTGGACGCCACCGAGGCAGATGCTGCGGGAGCCGATGCCGCGGCGACGGGGGCAGCCTGGGCACCGGGCCCGTCCTGCGCGGTGGCCTTGGCCAGGCGCAACAGGTTCAGCAGGCCTTGCGGATCGCGTGCGAGGTGCATGCGCGGGGCCTCGAGCCGCACCGACTTGAGGTGCACGTCCTGCGTCAAGGGCCGCACCTCGCCCAGCTCCACCACCAGCCGGTCGAACGCGGCCAGCGGCGTGCCGTCGCGTTCCTGCAGGTTGAAGTCGCGGGCCGTGAGCAGGCCACTGAGCATCAGGCTCGGGCTGTCGTGCTGCTCGAAGGACAGCGTGAGGTCGGCATCCAGCATCGCCCCCTTGAGCGCC
Protein-coding regions in this window:
- a CDS encoding DUF748 domain-containing protein → MTEPASSPSSSAVPTAPHQTDARPARSPVQRWTRRLVWTGGTVLAIWGVGWLAVPPVLKWQAQKQASAILGRAVTVGDIDFKPWSLQLTLRDLQVAKADGRGAQVAVGRIHVDAAIQSLFRLAPVLDAVEVDAPQIHVRHLGNGHYDFDDILKRLAERPADPPDPEAKPARFALYNVAIKGGEVTFDDDPVQGHHELRSLDLQLPFISNLDSQREIKVLPKLAFVLDGSHFDSAAETLPFMDTRATQARFKVDALDLGEYAAYVPASVPVALKGAMLDADLTLSFEQHDSPSLMLSGLLTARDFNLQERDGTPLAAFDRLVVELGEVRPLTQDVHLKSVRLEAPRMHLARDPQGLLNLLRLAKATAQDGPGAQAAPVAAASAPAASASVASTPADTVSAAAAPASDAVAGSMAASPMKKSSMVADTPASQAAQSASTPASAASAARQGAPAPSALKLRVDRVAVVGGDITWLDQAAGVPDQPANLRLSQLQVDAAGLVVPLNTPVRFSGSGVLSEARADTGTAPADGRPTAQAKPSAASPAGDAGQAARPAPVTAAKSIGQTASAAAPSQAVASAARPGASAPVQPASAAAANAAPTEAVPAAEVPLPALVALADLPAGGLSFAGEATQSAVAVQSTLRDLPLALAGPYVRPFLRPQLAGNLSAASALRWAAANAQGEGGELRLQLSQAQLDELALRQPGEAQASAGKARKPGAALPGLPTVKRIEVGDVEVLPLAQRVTVGSLTVTEPQAQVSRNAQGKLMVEDWLVAQPAASTPSGKAGAAPAWQVALGELQLKGGRVGWRDEVPERPVEATLSDLAATVKGFEFGGAGSKPMQVQLSSRLGAGRLEPGRLSWQGAVTQQPLAAKGEVNLQRLPVHAFEPYFAGLLNIELLRADTSFKGRVDFANSQQGPRLKLAGDASVEEFRAHSVVGSITDERAPEPAAASSTERSRGTTQTTSVAPVPTRAQAQRQQAQVSTSRSAGSAGTPTVAAGADSVNSGAPLAPVSGRQGRGGLNLGEELLSWKTLHVRGLDVTVQPQARPVVNVAETRLADFFARVIVFPNGRLNLQDLVKASPEEQAAAAAPAAAAASGAAQASAPAPSTAASTATAAAQPANPPSTGPILRFGPTRLVGGKVYFSDRFIKPNYSADLTELNGSLNAFSSEPDPSGAVQMADLSLTGRAEGSAGLDISGKVNPLAKPLALDVTGKVHDLELPPLSPYAIKYSGYGIERGKMSVDVHYEVLPSGQLTASNKLVLNQLTFGEKVEGAPASLPVKLAVTLLSDRNGVIDLDLPISGSLNDPQFSVGPIIVKAIFNIIGKAVTAPFTLLAKAFGGSGDEMSQVVFAPGSSELTPQAQQNLDKIAKALTDRPSLKLTVSGAADLQRESSGYQRERLQALVAAEQRRGEGAGGKQADQDATAMLQAAASAASAAAASTRPARAARITGAEYDALLKQVYKRADIKKPRNAIGLAKDLPTAEMERLLMDSIAVGDEQMRQLAQARATAVRDYLASRQLPADRLFVGASQLDKPAAAAAGAASASAAEPGKAWAPHAALSLKN